Sequence from the Acidobacteriota bacterium genome:
CCGAGTGCAATCGCAATCAAATTGCTGGGCGTGGGCGACGAAGCCGTGTTGCACGCGGTTGCGCCGGGCGTGTTTGATGATCCGATTGATGTAGCCGCTGCGGCTGCATTTCTGTCTGACTCGCGCCATCACCTGGCGGTCGCCCTTGCTGATGGTCAGGTGGTTGGTTTTGTCAGCGCCGTGCATTACGTGCATCCCGACAAGCCTGCGCCGGAATTGTGGATCAACGAAGTCGGCGTTGCTCCGTCTCAGCAAGGGCAAGGCCTCGCGCGGCATTTGCTGGAAGCAGTATTGAATGAAGCGCGCCATCTGGGTTGCAGCGAAGCCTGGGTGTTGACGAATCGCTCAAACCACGCGGCAATGCGCTTGTATGCACGCTGCGGTGGACGTGAAGCACCGGCAGACGCGGTGATGTTTGAATTCAACCTTAACAACTCAGAGAGCATACCCGTATGAAAACAACCCGCAGAGAATTGCTCAAAGCCACAGGCGTTGCGGCGCTGGCTCCCGCTGTCCTTTCTGCCACGCAAAAAGGCATTTGGCCACCTGCTGAAACCGGCGCGCCCAAAATCTGCCTCGGTGTGAATCCTAATGCCGATGCCGCGCTGATGCGCCGCGTCAAACAGCTTGGCGTGGATTACGTACTGATGGGCGGGCCGCTGATGCCGTGGACGGAAGCCGATTTGCGCGGGCGGCTGAACCGTTTCAAAGCGGGCGGCCTGACGATCATCAACATGATGATTTCCGGCTTTCCGAAAACGATTTATGGCAAGCCGGGCCGCGACGAAGAGATCGAGAAAGTCATCCAGTCCATTCGTGCCGCCGGAAAAGCCGGCTTGCCAGTGATCGAATATAACTTTTACGCGCACCGCATCGTCGAGGGCTATTACGAAGAGTTGGGCCGCGCGGGCGCGGGGATGACGGCCTTTGATTACGACCGCATCAAAGACCTGCCGCCGCTGCCGGACATCGGCGCATGGACGCTCGATCAGATGTGGACGCACATCACCTACTTCCTGAAAGCCGTCGTGCCCGAAGCCGAAAAAGCAGGCGTGCGGCTGGCGCAACACCCGAACGATCCGCCCGCGCCGATCAGCCGCGGTTCGCAG
This genomic interval carries:
- a CDS encoding GNAT family N-acetyltransferase; translation: MPSAIAIKLLGVGDEAVLHAVAPGVFDDPIDVAAAAAFLSDSRHHLAVALADGQVVGFVSAVHYVHPDKPAPELWINEVGVAPSQQGQGLARHLLEAVLNEARHLGCSEAWVLTNRSNHAAMRLYARCGGREAPADAVMFEFNLNNSESIPV
- a CDS encoding mannonate dehydratase; amino-acid sequence: MKTTRRELLKATGVAALAPAVLSATQKGIWPPAETGAPKICLGVNPNADAALMRRVKQLGVDYVLMGGPLMPWTEADLRGRLNRFKAGGLTIINMMISGFPKTIYGKPGRDEEIEKVIQSIRAAGKAGLPVIEYNFYAHRIVEGYYEELGRAGAGMTAFDYDRIKDLPPLPDIGAWTLDQMWTHITYFLKAVVPEAEKAGVRLAQHPNDPPAPISRGSQQIMATLAGWKKLVDIVKSPHNGITFDCGVTRELGEDPVEVAKYFGARDCINHVHYRNVIVKEPYKKYAEVFLDEGQVNMFAVMKELVRLKYARGLYPEHPRALDYDRERTGGIIGQYAPVGGGGFGGEIYNVGYTRAMLQAVLAR